A part of Paenibacillus sp. sptzw28 genomic DNA contains:
- a CDS encoding DUF3388 domain-containing protein, translating to MEIKQWYMEYKIHKNRPGLLGDIASLLGMLEVNIVTINGVENRTRGMLLQTNDDEKIEILGKMLQKVENITVLKLREPKLVDILAVRHGRYIERDSDDRKTFRFTRDELGLLVDFLGEVFKREGNQVIGLRGMPRVGKTESIIAGSVCSNKRWTFVSSTLLRQTVRSQLSEEEMNPNNIFIIDGIVSTIRSNEKHYTLLQEIMASPSTKVIEHPDIFIKESSYEYNNFDYIIELRNTPDEEITYESFTTGFNEF from the coding sequence ATGGAAATCAAACAGTGGTATATGGAGTATAAGATACATAAAAACCGGCCGGGCCTGCTCGGCGATATCGCGTCTCTGCTCGGAATGCTGGAAGTAAACATCGTAACCATCAATGGCGTTGAGAACCGTACACGAGGCATGCTGCTGCAAACGAATGACGACGAGAAGATCGAAATTCTTGGGAAAATGCTGCAGAAGGTTGAGAATATCACGGTTTTGAAGCTCCGCGAACCTAAGCTTGTGGATATACTTGCGGTTCGGCACGGCAGATATATCGAGCGCGACTCCGATGACCGCAAGACGTTTCGATTTACTCGTGATGAGCTTGGTTTACTTGTTGACTTCCTTGGCGAGGTTTTCAAGCGAGAAGGCAATCAGGTAATTGGACTCAGGGGGATGCCCCGTGTTGGCAAAACCGAGTCGATTATTGCGGGAAGCGTATGCTCGAACAAACGGTGGACGTTTGTATCGTCGACGCTTTTGCGTCAGACAGTGCGAAGCCAGCTTTCCGAGGAAGAGATGAATCCGAACAACATTTTTATTATTGACGGCATTGTGAGCACAATCCGTTCCAATGAGAAGCATTATACTCTTTTGCAGGAAATTATGGCATCTCCTTCCACAAAGGTGATCGAGCATCCTGATATTTTTATTAAAGAGTCCTCATACGAATACAATAATTTCGATTATATTATTGAATTACGCAACACGCCGGACGAAGAAATCACGTACGAATCCTTTACAACGGGGTTCAATGAATTTTGA